One genomic window of Monodelphis domestica isolate mMonDom1 chromosome 1, mMonDom1.pri, whole genome shotgun sequence includes the following:
- the ANKRD11 gene encoding ankyrin repeat domain-containing protein 11 isoform X1 gives MPKGGCSKAPQLEDFSLSNDMVEKQTGKKDKDKVSLTKTPKLDRSDGGKEVKERATKRKLPFTVGTNGDQKDSDTEKQGPERKRIKKEPATRKPGLLFGMGLSGIRAGYPLSERQQVALLMQMTAEESANSPVDTTPKHPSQSTVCQKGTPNSASKTKDKVNKRNERGETRLHRAAIRGDARRIKELINEGADVNVKDFAGWTALHEACNRGYYDVAKQLLAAGAEVNTKGLDDDTPLHDAANNGHYKVVKLLLRYGGNPHQSNRKGETPLKVANSPTMVNLLLGKGTYTSSEESSTESSEEEDAPSFAPSSSVDGNNTDSEFEKGLKHKAKNQEPPKTVTPVKDEYEFDEDDEQDRVPPVDDKHLLKKDYRKETKSNSFISIPKMEVKTYTKNNTIAPKKAAHRILSDTSDEEDASVTVGTGEKLRLTAHSVLPSNKARESSNIKQQKEKNKVKKKRKKETKGKEVRFGKKNDKFCSSESESENLESDEDDRDSVESSNCIKENTIVLKEPSLFSSLSASSTSSHGSLASQKHNSNLAEQHSKHWRTDNWKTISSPAWSDVSSLSDSTRTRLTSESDYTSEDSSLASLKPVRKKQEHKKKNTSHNIISEKKNSFHSNVDGAIPKLDKEGKVVKKHKTKHKHKNKDKVQCSNNQDIKMKSFPYDYEDSKQKSDKALIVDSENPIENKLKVLKHDREHFKKEEKIIKAKSEEKEWLFKDEIIKVSKEEKSLKRVKEGNKELSKAFREEKDRSSKIEKEKSVKEKSPKEEKLRLHKEERKKKSKDKQSKSDKKNDMKEEKISKSEKEKTFKEDKEKFKKEKVYREEPGFDEFCNKSQFLENEDTKFSLSDDQQERWFSDLSDSSFDFKGEDSWDSPVTDYREIKNDSVAKLILETVKEETKEKKRDNKNKDKRDYNEKRNDKESFFKKKDRDYLDKTSEKKKDPTEKHKSIPSYLSEKEKRRKDSADGIKDRKEKDLGDSCKERKDSFDSSKDRKDAKVKQEETYRDDLKEYGCDNYFKDKLDSEFGKNLDTWERHHSGKEKDKKDTTDKDKKEKLKSDKYKEKSKEMDKEKNEKSILEKNQKDKEMDKCFKEKKETKEKYKDLHSKEKERKSSLDQIKEKKDKNFSGTISEDFSEKREEKKSKDKSWYIADIFTDESEDEKEEYSTGGGFKIGDTIVNEVPRGETIQEKDEEKEPYSSEKHRKYSSDKQHCGEKQKDKESKEKKKEKGLTEGGKDKKEKNFEKHKEKKDKDCIEKYKDRKDRTSVDSIQEKKSKQKIPEKVERKHSTDDKIKNKHKEKSDKEHSKERKSSKGGDMEKSLLEKLEEEALNEYRDDSNDKISELSSDSFTDRGQDPGLSSLLESSFTEPTEDKFKDSIPFPSLQDKLKEKERHRHSSSSSKKSHEREKAKKEKLEKKEKNDDFKDSRKDSAQYDKDFSLDGDGFVMSYNMKAEVEDELDKTIEFFSTEKKDKNDSERELSKKSEKEKVYASNSISTTKEKKKRDKHREKWKDEKEKHREKHSDGFFKHHKDEQKSVIKEKDNTQVNVFKDKSKDDSIKLSESRLKEKEKPDSLKISNGNDKILPSKDTAKKDTRPREKLLGDGDLMMTSFERMLCQKDLEIEERHKRHKERMKQMEKMRHRSGDPKLKDKVKSSEEMRKRSLDLPSKKPLGLDSQLKDKKNKELGPLTPVLPTESKPPHPAVGTDSKDWLTGPHMKEILPASPRPDQNRPTGVPTPASVVSCPSYEEVMQTPRTPSCSNEDYTDLMFDCADSQHSIPVSTMSMNACSPSFFDRYTNTSSGLPENPSQTPTRTLPTNLYRSISVDIRRTPEEEFSVGDKFFRQQSVPATSNYDSPVQHLMEEKVPLPPVPAEKFPCLSPGYYSPDYGIPSPKVETLHCTSGAIGNVAPSPENVFSGLQAKSSPSHRDEILAPSIESALPPDLGIPLDATEDQQATAAIIPPEPSYLQPIEEGPFNAVISEEDNTDWANPSRNSEQPIPQSLIGTSSETPVNWTVGSELMIKSPQRFTESPKPFCSSDPIHPAPVPFIPSDSPYPVSPISYPLPEAGLNDVKEVAEEAIPGEITTSEEQTSYMPPSRLDSFFTNCKPLPEETPEIVQESTCIPTVTQVEALGSLENNFLENNISVINQEEPVAWPDPFTNAEDDLDLGPFSLPELPLQTKDVPDAEMTETEPMGESTVVASESTNPGDPGVFNGSSLSLLATEEQEELPPTQAAALLPLPSGPEPEDPKPEAISVETATEAGSMPEEKTAEQLESHSFQPMGSTELPPQSSELERETNPEDSFVSNCPLDSCAESNLTQANVDGAGTQEDVAVSVVNQTGSSQVEPPQGNAQPEAIESVPKPVPEVPKPPKVEEIPQRITRNRAQMLANQNKQNTPPSEKEFPPVSTPSTRAKGRVTEEEDSQAQHPRKRRFQRSNQQLQQQINTSTQQTREMIQQTLAAIVDAIKLDDIEPYHSDRSNPYFEYLQIRKKIEEKRKILCYITPQAPQCYAEYVTYTGSYLLDGKPLSKLHIPVIAPPPSLAEPLKELFKQQETVRGKLRLQHSIEREKLIVSCEQEILRVHCRAARTIANQAVPFSACTMLLDSEVYNMPLESQGDENKSVRDRFNARQFISWLQDVDDKYDRMKTCLLMRQQHEAAALNAVQRMEWQLKVQELDPAGHKSLCVNEVPSFYVPMVDVNDDFVLLPA, from the exons AAAAGCAGGGTCCTGAGCGGAAGAGGATTAAAAAGGAGCCCGCCACCAGGAAACCTGGTTTACTGTTTGGAATGGGGCTATCTGGAATTAGAGCAGGTTATCCACTCTCAGAGCGCCAGCAGGTCGCCCTTCTCATGCAGATGACAGCAGAGGAGTCTGCAAATAGCCCAG TAGACACAACACCAAAGCATCCCTCTCAGTCTACAGTTTGTCAGAAGGGAACTCCTAACTCTGCCTCCAAAACCAAAGATAAAGTAAATAAGAGAAATGAGCGTGGAGAAACTCGACTGCATCGAGCTGCCATCAGAGGCGATGCCCGGCGCATCAAGGAGCTCATCAATGAGGGAGCTGATGTCAACGTGAAAGACTTTGCAG GCTGGACAGCATTGCATGAGGCATGTAACCGAGGTTACTATGATGTTGCAAAGCAGTTGCTTGCTGCAGGTGCTGAAGTCAACACAAAGGGGTTGGATGATGATACTCCACTGCATGATGCAGCCAATAATGGTCACTACAAG GTGGTGAAGTTACTGTTACGATATGGAGGCAATCCTCATCAGAGTAACAGGAAGGGAGAGACACCTTTGAAAGTTGCCAATTCTCCTACTATGGTGAATCTCTTACTCGGGAAGGGTACCTATACTTCTAGTGAAGAGAGCTCAACAG AGAGTTCAGAAGAAGAAGATGCCCCATCATTTGCACCTTCTAGTTCAGTTGATGGCAATAACACAGACTCTGAATTTGAAAAAGGCCTAAAGCATAAGGCCAAGAATCAAGAGCCACCAAAAACAGTTACCCCTGTGAAAGATGAATATGAATTTGATGAGGATGATGAACAAGACAGAGTTCCCCCAGTTGATGATAAACATTTACTGAAAAAAGATTACCGAAAAGAAACTAAATCAAATAGTTTTATATCTATTCCCAAAATGGAAGTTAAAACATATACTAAAAATAACACAATTGCACCAAAGAAAGCTGCCCATCGCATCCTTTCAGACACCTCAGATGAAGAGGATGCAAGCGTCACTGTGGGTACTGGAGAAAAACTAAGACTTACAGCTCATTCTGTATTGCCCAGTAACAAGGCACGAGAGTCATCTAACATCAagcaacagaaagagaaaaataaagttaaaaagaagcgaaagaaagagacaaaaggcaAAGAAGTTCGATTTGGCAAAAAAAATGACAAGTTTTGCTCTTCAGAGTCAGAGAGTGAGAATTTGGAGAGTGATGAGGATGATAGAGACTCTGTTGAAAGTTCTAATTGCATCAaagagaatactattgtgctaaaggaaCCATCACTTTTCAGCTCACTATCTGCCTCATCCACCTCCTCTCATGGAAGTTTAGCCTCCCAGAAACATAACTCAAATCTTGCAGAACAACACTCCAAGCACTGGAGAACAGATAATTGGAaaaccatttcttctccagcttggTCAGATGTCAGTTCCTTATCAGACTCTACAAGGACAAGACTAACAAGTGAGTCTGATTATACATCTGAAGACTCCAGCTTAGCATCATTAAAGCCAGTTAGAAAGAAACaggaacacaaaaagaaaaacacctCACACAATATCATATCTGAAAAGAAGAACTCATTCCATTCCAATGTGGATGGAGCAATTCCAAAACTAGATAAAGAGGGGAAAGTTgttaaaaaacataaaacaaaacataaacacaaaaacaaagacaaagtaCAGTGTTCAAACAATCaagatattaaaatgaaaagcttTCCATATGATTATGAGGACTCTAAGCAAAAGTCAGATAAGGCCTTAATTGTTGACAGTGAAAATCcaattgaaaataaattaaaagtactAAAGCACGATAGAGAAcatttcaaaaaagaagaaaaaataatcaaagctAAGTCTGAGGAAAAGGAATGGTTGTTTAAAGATGAGATAATAAAAGTctccaaagaagagaaatcaCTAAAAAGAGTCAAAGAGGGAAACAAAGAACTCAGTAAAGCCTTCAGAGAGGAAAAAGACCGATCGAGTAAAATTGAAAAGGAGAAATCAGTAAAGGAGAAGTCTCCAAAAGAGGAAAAACTTAGACTtcacaaggaagaaagaaagaaaaaatcaaaagacaagCAATCAAaatcagataagaaaaatgatatgaaggaggagaaaatttcaaaatctgaGAAAGAGAAGACTTTTAAGGAAGataaggagaaatttaaaaaggaaaaagtttaTAGGGAAGAACCTGGTTTTGATGAATTTTGTAATAAAAGTCAGTTTTTAGAGAATGAAGACACCAAATTCAGCCTTTCTGATGATCAACAAGAGAGGTGGTTTTCTGACTTATCTGACTCATCATTTGATTTTAAAGGAGAAGATAGTTGGGATTCTCCAGTGACAGACTATAGGGAGATAAAAAATGACTCAGTAGCAAAACTAATCTTGGAAACAGTGaaggaggaaacaaaagaaaagaagagagataacAAAAATAAGGACAAGAGAGACTATAATGAAAAACGTAATGACAAAGagtctttctttaaaaagaaagacagagactatTTGGATAAAacctctgaaaaaaagaaagacccaACTGAAAAACACAAAAGTATTCCCAGTTACTTgtcagaaaaggagaagaggaggaaagattcTGCAGATGGTATTAAAGACCGGAAAGAAAAAGATTTGGGTGATAGCTGTAAAGAGAGGAAGGACTCTTTTGATAGTTCTAAAGACAGAAAAGATGCTAAGGTCAAACAGGAGGAGACCTACAGAGATGACCTTAAAGAATATGGATGTGATAATTACTTTAAGGATAAATTAGATTCTGAATTTGGGAAAAATCTGGATACCTGGGAAAGACATCATTccggaaaagaaaaggataaaaaagatacTACTGATAAggacaaaaaagagaaacttaaatcagataagtataaagaaaaatctaaagagatggacaaagaaaaaaatgaaaaatctatccttgaaaaaaatcaaaaagacaaagaaatggataaatgttttaaagagaaaaaggaaacaaaggaaaaatacaagGATTTGcacagtaaagaaaaagaaaggaaatcttCCCTTGatcaaattaaagaaaagaaagacaagaattTCTCAGGAACTATCTCAGAGGACTTttctgaaaaaagagaagaaaaaaagagtaaggaTAAAAGCTGGTACATTGCAGATATTTTCACAGATGAAAGTGAAGATGAGAAAGAGGAGTACAGTACAGGAGGTGGTTTCAAAATTGGTGATACTATTGTCAATGAAGTGCCAAGAGGGGAGACTATTCaagaaaaagatgaggaaaaagaaccTTACTCTTCagagaaacacaggaaatatTCTTCAGATAAGCAACACTgtggagaaaagcagaaagataaagaatccaaggagaagaaaaaggaaaagggattgacagaaggaggaaaagataaaaaagaaaaaaactttgaaaaacacaaagagaaaaaggataaaGACTGTATTGAAAAATATAAGGATAGAAAAGATAGAACTTCTGTTGACTCTatccaagaaaagaaaagtaaacaaaaaatcCCTGAAAAGGTTGAAAGGAAGCACTCCACTGATGacaagattaaaaacaaacataaagAAAAGTCAGATAAAGAACATTCCAAAGAGAGGAAGTCTTCAAAAGGGGGGGATATGGAGAAAAGCTTGTTGGAGAAGTTGGAAGAAGAAGCCCTCAATGAATATAGAGATGACTCCAATGATAAGATAAGTGAACTTTCTTCTGATAGCTTCACAGACCGAGGACAAGATCCAGGCCTGAGTAGCCTCCTTGAATCATCTTTCACAGAGCCTACTGAGGACAAGTTTAAGGAttctattccctttccttctctacaagacaaactgaaagaaaaagagagacacagGCATTCCTCATCTTCATCAAAGAAAAGCCATGAAAGGGAAAAAGCCAAGAAAGAGAagttggagaaaaaagaaaaaaatgatgattttAAGGACAGTAGAAAAGATTCAGCCCAGTATGACAAAGATTTCTCCTTAGATGGTGATGGTTTTGTCATGTCCTATAACATGAAAGCAGAAGTAGAAGATGAATTAGACAAAACAATTGAATTTTTCTCAACtgagaagaaagacaaaaatgattcTGAGAGAGAACTTTCTaagaaatcagaaaaggaaaaggtttaTGCTTCAAATTCCATCAGTACAactaaagagaagaagaaaagagataagcatcgagaaaaatggaaagatgaaaaagagaaacacagagaaaaacacTCAGATGGATTTTTTAAACATCATAAAGATGAACAGAAGTCTGTGATTAAAGAGAAGGACAATACTCAAGTGAATGTTTTCAAAGATAAATCAAAGGATGATAGTATCAAGCTTAGTGAAAGTAGATTAAAAGAGAAGGAGAAGCCCGACTCATTAAAGATTAgtaatggaaatgataaaattcTACCCTCCAAAGACACAGCAAAGAAGGATACCAGACCTAGAGAAAAACTTTTGGGAGATGGTGACCTGATGATGACGAGTTTTGAGAGAATGCTGTGCCAAAAAGATCTAGAGATAGAAGAACGCCACAAAAGACACAAAGAGAGAATGAAgcagatggagaaaatgaggcacagaTCTGGAGATCCTAAACTAAAAGATAAAGTTAAGTCCTCGgaggagatgaggaaaaggagtcTAGATCTACCTTCTAAAAAACCTCTTGGACTAGACTCTCAgcttaaagataaaaagaataagGAGTTAGGCCCACTGACTCCTGTGCTGCCAACTGAAAGCAAACCTCCCCACCCTGCTGTCGGCACTGATTCTAAAGACTGGCTCACTGGTCCTCATATGAAAGAAATCTTACCTGCTTCCCCAAGACCAGACCAGAACCGTCCCACAGGGGTTCCAACCCCAGCCTCTGTGGTTTCTTGTCCTAGTTATGAAGAAGTGATGCAGACTCCCAGAACTCCATCGTGCAGCAATGAAGATTACACTGATTTGATGTTTGATTGTGCTGATTCTCAGCATTCTATTCCTGTCTCTACCATGTCTATGAATGCATGCTCACCATCCTTTTTTGACAGATACACAAATACTTCTAGTGGGCTTCCTGAAAACCCAAGTCAAACTCCCACTAGGACTCTCCCCACAAACCTATATCGTTCAATCTCTGTTGATATCAGGAGAACCCCTGAAGAAGAATTCAGTGTTGGGGACAAATTTTTCAGACAGCAAAGTGTGCCTGCTACATCAAATTATGATTCTCCAGTGCAGCATTTAATGGAAGAAAAGGTTCCTTTACCACCTGTTCCTGCAGAAAAGTTTCCATGTTTGTCTCCTGGGTACTATTCTCCAGATTATGGGATTCCTTCACCTAAAGTTGAAACATTACATTGTACATCAGGGGCTATTGGAAATGTTGCCCCATCTCCAGAAAATGTCTTCTCTGGTTTGCAAGCAAAATCCTCCCCTTCTCACAGAGATGAAATTTTAGCTCCATCTATAGAAAGTGCTCTTCCCCCTGATTTGGGCATCCCATTGGATGCCACAGAAGACCAACAAGCAACTGCTGCTATTATTCCACCAGAGCCCAGTTATCTGCAACCAATAGAAGAGGGCCCCTTTAATGCTGTTATTTCAGAAGAGGATAATACAGATTGGGCAAATCCTTCAAGAAACTCAGAGCAACCTATCCCTCAGAGTTTAATTGGAACTTCCTCTGAAACCCCTGTTAATTGGACAGTAGGATCTGAACTTATGATTAAGTCTCCACAGAGATTTACAGAGTCTCCCAAACCTTTCTGTTCTTCAGATCCTATACATCCAGCTCCAGTGCCATTTATCCCTTCTGATTCTCCTTACCCAGTTTCTCCCATTTCATACCCCTTACCTGAAGCAGGTCTTAATGATGTAAAGGAAGTTGCAGAAGAAGCCATTCCAGGAGAAATAACAACATCTGAGGAACAAACTTCTTACATGCCCCCTTCGAGATTAGATTCATTCTTTACGAACTGTAAGCCTCTTCCAGAAGAAACACCCGAGATTGTGCAAGAATCTACATGCATACCAACAGTAACTCAGGTAGAAGCTCTAGGCTCTTTGGAAAATAACTTTTTAGAAAATAATATCTCTGTCATAAATCAGGAGGAGCCAGTGGCATGGCCTGATCCTTTCACAAATGCAGAAGATGATTTAGATCTGGGTCCTTTTTCTTTACCAGAACTACCACTTCAAACTAAAGATGTCCCAGAtgctgaaatgactgaaacagAACCTATGGGAGAAAGTACTGTTGTTGCTTCAGAAAGTACAAATCCTGGAGATCCTGGAGTCTTCAATGGGAGCTCCCTCTCTTTATTAGCTACAGAAGAGCAAGAAGAGCTTCCTCCTACCCAGGCAGCTGCCCTTTTACCCCTGCCCTCAGGGCCAGAACCTGAGGATCCCAAACCAGAAGCCATTTCTGTAGAAACTGCCACAGAAGCAGGGAGCATGCCTGAGGAGAAGACTGCTGAACAATTAGAATCTCACTCTTTTCAGCCAATGGGATCTACTGAACTTCCTCCTCAGAGCAgtgaactagaaagggaaacaaatcCTGAAGACTCTTTTGTATCAAACTGTCCATTGGATAGTTGTGCTGAGAGTAATTTGACCCAAGCAAATGTCGATGGTGCTGGAACTCAAGAAGATGTTGCAGTAAGTGTTGTCAATCAAACAGGTTCTTCTCAAGTAGAACCACCCCAAGGCAATGCCCAGCCAGAAGCTATAGAATCTGTACCCAAACCAGTTCCTGAAGTTCCAAAACCTCCCAAAGTAGAAGAAATTCCTCAACGAATCACCAGGAACCGTGCTCAGATGCTAGCTAATCAAAATAAACAGAACACTCCtccttcagaaaaagaatttcctCCAGTTTCTACACCCTCCACGAGAGCAAAAGGACGAGTCACAGAAGAGGAAGATTCTCAGGCCCAGCACCCCCGAAAACGGCGGTTCCAACGCTCTAATCAACAGCTGCAGCAGCAAATCAATACATCTACCCAGCAGACAAGGGAAATGATACAGCAAACATTGGCAGCCATTGTGGACGCTATAAAGTTAGATGACATTGAACCCTATCATAGTGATAGGTCAAATCCATATTTTGAATACCTTCAGATTCGGAAAAAGATTGAAGAAAAGCGGAAAATTCTTTGCTACATCACTCCCCAGGCCCCCCAGTGCTATGCTGAATACGTCACTTACACAGGTTCTTACCTGTTGGATGGCAAGCCTCTCAGCAAGCTTCACATTCCAGTG